TGAAATGAACCTCTAATAAACTTTTCAATACGTGAAGCAAGGTCAAGTGCTTCTGGAACCTCCATCCCAATTAATGTTTTATAAAGATCCTCCATTAAAGGTGGTTCTTTTGATTGTGTGTCCGGGTCATTAGTAATCCCCTTTGCTTTATAAGTCATAATTAGGGCTCTGTCTAACATGGCCTCTTGAGTTGGAGATATTTGACCCATTATTACTTTCATCAAAGAATGAAGTGATAATATTTTTAGTCCTAACTGGTTCTCACCTTCTTCTCTAATTTGTGTTAGGTCAAATGGGTTGATTTTTGCGGGGCTATTATATGAAAAAGCGATATACTGACCGCCAACTGCGTCACAAAGGGCTTTATACTCTGCTTCAGGGTCTAGAATGATAACTTCTGAGCCGATCATCAAGGACCTAACTGCTTCTGTTTTAACAAAATAAGATTTACCTGCACCTGACGTGGCAAAGACTGTCATGTTTCCATTTTCCAAACTAAATCTGTCAAAGATAATAAAAGATTCATTTTGAGAGTTAATACCATAGAGAACACCTTTATCTGATGAAAGTTCAGCAGATGTAAATGGAAAAGTTGTAGCTACTGATGTTGTATCCATATTTCTTGTAATTGCTAATCTGTCTTGCCCATATGGTGCAGTTGAAAGAAATCCTTCTTTCTGGTCAAGTGTTGCGTTTTTAGAAACAATTAAAAGTGAACCTAGTGTTGATTGGACCTGTCTTGTGACATTGTTTAATTCGTCAAGGTTGTTGGCTGGTATTGTGATATAGAAAGAAAATTCGTAGTACCTCTCAATTCCTTTGACAAGTTGCTCCTGTAGTGCCCTCGCATCTTCCAGTTTTGCAGTTGTTGATGGGTCAACTATTTTCCCTCTTTGCATATCTGTTGAAAGCTCCGCCTCCATTTCTGCAATCTTGCGTCGAAGATCGTCTAATACAGACTTACCCGCAACAGGGTAAATATAAAAACTCATGTCTAAGGAGGAATTAAAATTAACAACTGGTTCAAGCCAACCAGGGGCAACAAACCTAGGATAGCCTGCT
This bacterium DNA region includes the following protein-coding sequences:
- a CDS encoding DUF87 domain-containing protein → MKNDLTPPTNIKQPITVAVPPKTDNKPLTGYKPRVTNPNLTIASKEMLLHDAIASDHVEVDFNHVKINNVYYRTIFIAGYPRFVAPGWLEPVVNFNSSLDMSFYIYPVAGKSVLDDLRRKIAEMEAELSTDMQRGKIVDPSTTAKLEDARALQEQLVKGIERYYEFSFYITIPANNLDELNNVTRQVQSTLGSLLIVSKNATLDQKEGFLSTAPYGQDRLAITRNMDTTSVATTFPFTSAELSSDKGVLYGINSQNESFIIFDRFSLENGNMTVFATSGAGKSYFVKTEAVRSLMIGSEVIILDPEAEYKALCDAVGGQYIAFSYNSPAKINPFDLTQIREEGENQLGLKILSLHSLMKVIMGQISPTQEAMLDRALIMTYKAKGITNDPDTQSKEPPLMEDLYKTLIGMEVPEALDLASRIEKFIRGSFQGIFDKQTNIDLNNPFTVFSVKDIQDAIRPIIMFMILDYIWTRVKRDIKRRILIVEEAWQMMKYPDTAQFLWSVVKRARKYYLGLTTITQDVEDFLGQDIGKAIVTNSALRLLLKQSPTAIDKLGEIFYLSQGEKQLLMAANVGEGIFFAGPHHAPIRIVASEAEHELINTKPQDIPTSTMPNTKAWNRQE